The Proteus terrae subsp. cibarius genome contains the following window.
GATACATTCTATCCAGGACAAGAGCGTTACGACACCTATACAGGTCGTGTTGTTCGCCGTTTCAAAGGCTCTATGAAAGAGTGGCAAGAGATGGGCGTAATGAACTATGAAATGGAATCTGCAACATTGTTAACAATGTGTGCAAGCCAAGGTTTACGTGCAGGTATGGTTGCGGGTGTTATCGTAAACCGTACTCAACAAGAAATTCCAGATGCAGAATTACTGAAGAAAACTGAAAATAATGCATTAGGTATCGTTATCGAAGCCGCTCGCATTTTAATGAAATAAGTTTTTTTTAATCAAATATGAAAGCCCTTAATACATATGTATTAAGGGCTTTTTTTGTATGTTAATTCATCACGTTAATGTGTTAACAGGCGCTAATTTCTGTTAAGGTCTTTGAGGTCTTAACAATACAACAATGAGAAGAGGCATTATGACTGATATATTACAAACACATCCTTCGGTGTTGCCTTTAGTCGGCGGAATTAACTTTCGTGATTTAGGCGGTAAAAAATTGAGTAACGGTGGTGTTATTAAACCTGGAATGCTCTTTCGCTCTGGCTCGCTGGATAGATTAACCAATACAGACCAATCTCTTCTCATTGATAAAAATCTTTTTCAAATCATTGATTATCGTGATAGTGGCGAAATTGTTGATAAACCAGACCGTGTTTGGGACGGTGCACAATATTATCATGCTCCAGCCAATCCATTATCTAAAGAAGTCTCTGCCAATCTTGAAAAGTTGACGCCTGAAATACTCGAGCAATTTGATGCCAAAGCCTTTATGTTTCAGCTATATAAGTTATTACCTATTAATAACCCTGCCTATAAACAATTAGCTACGTTATTAAAGCAACCCGAAAAAGGGGGCGTAGTGCAACACTGTGCAGTAGGTAAAGACAGAACAGGTGTTGGCTCAGCTTTAGTGTTATTCGCACTCGGTGCATCTTTAGATGTGGTAATGGAAGATTACTTGCTAACCAATGAAACATTAGCACCTTATCGCGCTTATCTTTTAGAAGAACATGCCAAAACAATGAGCGATAATATTGTTGATAAATTTGCCTATGTTTATTCGGTACAAGAAGAGTTTCTGCAAACGGCATTAGCGAGTATTAATCAGCATTACGGTAATGTGGATACTTGGCTAGAAAAAGATATCGGTTTAGATGCTTCTAGCCGAGATGCCTTACAAAATTATTTTCTAGAATAATGAAGTGATTTATATTCGGTTAATCAGGATATTTTATTTCACTTAGGTTAACCGAATTTAAGGTCTCTATTTTGACAGTACAAGACATTATTCATACCATCACTCTCTTTGTAAAAGAGCACGAGATCTGGGCTATTCCGAGCGTGTTCTTTCTTGCTTTTGGTGAGTCACTCGCGTTTATCTCTTTGCTTATTCCCGCCACGGTTATTTTATTGGGGTTAGGTGCCTTAATTGGTGAGAGTGGTCTGTTTTTTTGGCCGATTTGGCTTGCTGCTGCATTAGGCGCTTTCTTTGGTGATTGGGTATCGTACTGGGTAGGGTTTCACTATAAAGAGGGGGTGAAAAATTTATGGCCAATTTCACGTTCACCACAAACATTGGTTAGAGGTCACCAATTCTTTAATCGCTGGGGAATTTGGGGGGTATTTATTGGACGCTTTTTTGGGCCTTTTCGTGCAATTGTCCCGTTAGTAGCGGGTATTTGTGCGATGCCACAACGTTATTTTCAAATTGCTAATTTAACATCAGCCATGATTTGGGCTTTTGGCATTTTGGCGCCCGGTGCTTTTGGTTTGCAATGGCTTGCGAAATGGATGGGATAACTGCGTCCTTTATCGCAAATCAAGCCATGATGTAAATTGTTGCTAGACAATATTACCTATGCGTTTTAACGTAGCCCGCTGGAAAGTAAAAAGGTCACTTTAGTGGATATTCAGTTGTTATATGGGATCATTGGTTTATTAGGTGGTGTACTTGCTGGAGGCGCGCTGGTCTGGTGGTCTATCCAACAACGTTTATCCGATAAAGAAGCCATGCTACGTGAAAATCACACACAGCTTGCTATCGCCCAAGAAAAAGCGGTAATTATTCCATCTTTGCAACAACATATAGAACAACTAGAGCAAGAATTACGAGCTCAGCGAGAAATTATTACTTCTCAAGAAGCTGAATTAAGAGAAGTGGCAACTCGCTGGGAAGAAAGCCGAATATCGGCAGAAGAAAAACAACGATTATTAATAAATAGTGAGCAACGGCTTGCAACGCAGTTTGAGAACTTAGCTAATCGTATTTTCGAACAAAGTGGACGTAAAGCTGAAGAGTTAAATCGCCAAGGATTGACGCACTTACTTTCCCCCTTTCGTGAACAGCTCGAAAGTTTTCGGCGACAAGTTCAAGATGGTTTTGGGCAAGAAGCCAGAGAACGACATACCCTGGTTCATGAAATTCGCCAGCTTCAACAATTGAATGTAAAAATGGCGCAAGAAGCCGTTAACTTAACCAATGCCTTGAAAGGGGATAATAAAGTTCAAGGCAACTGGGGGGAGACAGTATTAGCACGTATATTAGAGTCTTCAGGATTACGTGAAGGTCACGAATTTGAAACACAGGTGAGTATTCGACATGAAAATGGTAGTCGCTATCAACCTGATGTAATTGTGCATCTACCTCATGGTAGAGATGTTATTATCGACGCTAAAATGTCGCTGGTGGCATATGAAAAGTATTTTAGTAGTGATAATGATAATGAACGTAAACAAGCGCTTTATGCGCATGTGAACTCAATTAAAGCGCATATTAAAGGATTGAGTGTAAAAGATTATCATAAACTACCGGGTGTAACGTCTTTAGACTATGTTTTAATGTTTATACCTATTGAGCCCGCTTATCTTGTTGCAATTGGTCATTCTCCAGACTTGCTAGAAGAAGCATTGAAAAACAATATTATGTTAGTTGGGCCATCTACTTTACTTGTTGCTTTGCGTACAATAGCTGCATTGTGGCGTTATGAATATCAAAGCCAAAATGCGCAAGAAATTGCAGACAGAGCGGCTAAAATGTATGACAAATTAAGACTTTTCGTTGATGATATGCAAGGGCTAGGAAACAGTATTCAAAAAGCGCAATCTGGCTATCTATTAGCGATGAAAAAACTCTCTGAAGGTCGTGGAAATCTAATCAGTCAAGCGGAAGGCTTTAAATCCTTAGGGGTTGAGATAAAAAAAACGATTGATAATGATCTCATTGAAAAATCAGCATCTGATTGATTTGATAAAATAAAGAGATAAAGATTTCTGAAAACGGCCAGTACTGAATTTACTAAATTTTGATTAATTAGCGGGCAAATAATATGACTCAACAAACTAAGGAAACAACAGATTTTGGTTTCCAAACCGTTGACAAAGATGATAAACAAACCATGGTTGCAAGGGTTTTTCACTCTGTCGCGTCTAAGTATGATTTAATGAATGACTTGATGTCTTTCGGTGTTCACCGCATTTGGAAACGTTATACCATTGAAGCAAGTGGTGTTAGACGTAATCAACGTGTCCTTGACCTTGCTGGTGGTACTGGTGATTTAACGGCTAAATTCTCTCGTCTTGTGGGCGAAAACGGGGAAGTTGTTTTAGCTGATATCAATGACTCAATGTTGAAAATGGGACGTGAAAAGCTACGCGATCACGGTATTGTGGGTAATGTTAACTATGTACAGGCAAATGCTGAAGAGTTACCTTTCCCGGATAACCATTTTGACTGCATCACTATCTCCTTTGGCTTACGTAATGTGACCGATAAAGCAAAAGCGTTACGTTCAATGTTCCGTGTATTAAAGCCAGGTGGACGTCTGTTGGTGCTAGAATTCTCTAAACCTGTTCTTGATCCTTTAAGCAAGATTTATGATGCTTACTCTTTCCATATCCTACCAAAAATTGGTCAAGTGATTGTGAATGATGCTGAAAGTTACCGTTATTTAACGGAGTCAATTCGTATGCATCCAGACCAAGAAACACTAAAAGGTATGATGGAAGAAGCCGGATTTGATCAAGTTACCTATACCAATATGACCGGAGGTATAGTTGCCTTACACAAAGGATTTAAATTCTGAGATGGAAAAAGCCACTTTTTCTCATGATATTGCTTCTCAAGTACTGTATCCGCTGCTAACAGCATCAATGGAAACAGCACTTAATCACGTTTTATATCAGGAAAATGTGCTTAAACCTGCCCGCAATCGTCTTGCGGGCAAAGTGTTGGCGCTTTCTATCAATGAGTTTCCTCGTTCCATCTACTTAGTTTTTAGTGAACAACAAGTTGACGTATTAAGTCAGTGGGATGATGAAACTGATTGTTTGATAAAAACAAAATTATTAACTCTGATTAAGCTTCGTGACCGTCAAAAAATGTCAGAATTAATCAACCGTGGTGATATCACTATTGATGGTGATATGCAGGTTGTTCAAAATTGGTCTGCATTATTGGATATGGCGCAGTGGGATCCCGCGCAATATTTAGCACCTTATATCGGTGATATTGCGGCACAAAGCCTGACTGTTGTTGCAGGAAAGGGGGTTCAGTTATTTTCTTCACTCTTAAGTCATCAAAAAGATTATTTACGTGACGCATTAATTGAAGAGTGGAAAACCGCACCTAGTGCATTAGAGACAGTCCATTTTTATGATGAAATAGAAGAACTTGCACAGCAAACAGCCGAGCTGGAAAAACGGTTAGGCACATTGGAGAAAAAATAATGCTCCTTAGTGAGTTAAAGCGCCTCTATCATATTATTCAGGTATTTTTATCTTATGGGCTTGATGAGTTAATTCCTAAACACCGAATTACTTTACCTGCAAGATTAGGATGCCGAGCACTATTTTGGATCAAAAATAAACATCCAGAAAAACCATTAGGTGAACGCTTACGACTCGCATTGCAAACATTAGGCCCTGTTTGGATTAAATTAGGCCAAATGTTATCAACTCGACGTGATCTTTTCCCTCCTCAAATCGCTGACCAGCTTGCTTTATTGCAAGACAAAGTTGCTCCTTTTGATGGTAAGAAAGCACGACAATATATCGAAAACTCATTTGGTGGCCCTATCGACCAATGGTTTGATGATTTTGATGAAACTCCACTGGCTTCCGCTTCTATTGCGCAGGTTCACACTGCAAAATTAAAAGAAAACGGTAAAGAAGTGGTTCTAAAGGTTATTCGCCCTGACATTCAACCGGTGATCAAAGCGGATATTCGTTTGATGTATCGCTTGGCAAATTTATTACCATTTTTACCTGATGGTCGTCGTTTACGACCAAAAGAGGTGATCCGCGAATACGAAAAAACATTACTCGATGAGCTAAATTTACTGCGTGAAGCGGCTAATGCTATTCAGTTACGTCGTAATTTTGAAAATAGCTCTATGTTGTATATTCCTGAAGTTTATTCAGATTATTGCCATGAAAATGTGATGGTAATGGAGCGTATTTATGGTA
Protein-coding sequences here:
- a CDS encoding tyrosine-protein phosphatase, translating into MTDILQTHPSVLPLVGGINFRDLGGKKLSNGGVIKPGMLFRSGSLDRLTNTDQSLLIDKNLFQIIDYRDSGEIVDKPDRVWDGAQYYHAPANPLSKEVSANLEKLTPEILEQFDAKAFMFQLYKLLPINNPAYKQLATLLKQPEKGGVVQHCAVGKDRTGVGSALVLFALGASLDVVMEDYLLTNETLAPYRAYLLEEHAKTMSDNIVDKFAYVYSVQEEFLQTALASINQHYGNVDTWLEKDIGLDASSRDALQNYFLE
- a CDS encoding DedA family protein, with product MTVQDIIHTITLFVKEHEIWAIPSVFFLAFGESLAFISLLIPATVILLGLGALIGESGLFFWPIWLAAALGAFFGDWVSYWVGFHYKEGVKNLWPISRSPQTLVRGHQFFNRWGIWGVFIGRFFGPFRAIVPLVAGICAMPQRYFQIANLTSAMIWAFGILAPGAFGLQWLAKWMG
- the rmuC gene encoding DNA recombination protein RmuC, which encodes MDIQLLYGIIGLLGGVLAGGALVWWSIQQRLSDKEAMLRENHTQLAIAQEKAVIIPSLQQHIEQLEQELRAQREIITSQEAELREVATRWEESRISAEEKQRLLINSEQRLATQFENLANRIFEQSGRKAEELNRQGLTHLLSPFREQLESFRRQVQDGFGQEARERHTLVHEIRQLQQLNVKMAQEAVNLTNALKGDNKVQGNWGETVLARILESSGLREGHEFETQVSIRHENGSRYQPDVIVHLPHGRDVIIDAKMSLVAYEKYFSSDNDNERKQALYAHVNSIKAHIKGLSVKDYHKLPGVTSLDYVLMFIPIEPAYLVAIGHSPDLLEEALKNNIMLVGPSTLLVALRTIAALWRYEYQSQNAQEIADRAAKMYDKLRLFVDDMQGLGNSIQKAQSGYLLAMKKLSEGRGNLISQAEGFKSLGVEIKKTIDNDLIEKSASD
- the ubiE gene encoding bifunctional demethylmenaquinone methyltransferase/2-methoxy-6-polyprenyl-1,4-benzoquinol methylase UbiE; its protein translation is MTQQTKETTDFGFQTVDKDDKQTMVARVFHSVASKYDLMNDLMSFGVHRIWKRYTIEASGVRRNQRVLDLAGGTGDLTAKFSRLVGENGEVVLADINDSMLKMGREKLRDHGIVGNVNYVQANAEELPFPDNHFDCITISFGLRNVTDKAKALRSMFRVLKPGGRLLVLEFSKPVLDPLSKIYDAYSFHILPKIGQVIVNDAESYRYLTESIRMHPDQETLKGMMEEAGFDQVTYTNMTGGIVALHKGFKF
- a CDS encoding ubiquinone biosynthesis accessory factor UbiJ, whose product is MEKATFSHDIASQVLYPLLTASMETALNHVLYQENVLKPARNRLAGKVLALSINEFPRSIYLVFSEQQVDVLSQWDDETDCLIKTKLLTLIKLRDRQKMSELINRGDITIDGDMQVVQNWSALLDMAQWDPAQYLAPYIGDIAAQSLTVVAGKGVQLFSSLLSHQKDYLRDALIEEWKTAPSALETVHFYDEIEELAQQTAELEKRLGTLEKK